The Helianthus annuus cultivar XRQ/B chromosome 16, HanXRQr2.0-SUNRISE, whole genome shotgun sequence genome includes a window with the following:
- the LOC110919219 gene encoding ATP-dependent DNA helicase PIF2-like — MGEAYFLRILLNKVVGVNGQVFLTFRDACYARGLLDDDKEYIEAIKEAYYTGSGYYLRNLFATMLASNTLSKPEHVWENTWEYLADGILYNRQKLLRIEGLSLPEEQIRNLTLLEIERYLLRNNSSLSRFPSMPQPDSESIYSADNRLIADELRYDVSATAIEFDNNLSSLTDEQRLVFDEIIEAVNSNAGGLFFVYGYGGTGKTFLWKTLSASIRCKGDIVLNVASSGIASLLLPGGRTSHSRFHIPLNLIETSMCFIKPDDDVADLLKKTKLIIWDEAPMNHKHAFEALDRTMKDIFKCEMTFGGKVMVFGGDFRQILPVVPNGSRRDIVNASITSSYIWSSCKVLTLTKNMRLTIGAKASDIEEIKGFADWLLDLGEGKIGDSDDCEVVIDIPEDLLIKCSEDPMSDLIEFVYPSLLQLYKDKDYFAERAILAPTNEVAQEINEKLLDSFPDDEVEYLSSDSICQTDQGKNEANARPYSPDVLNGLKISGLPNHRLVLKVGVPVMLHRNIDQQNGLCNGTRLRITKLYKHVIEADIISGGNIGTRTFIPRISLTPSDKRIPIKFQRRQFPINFSLMVSFMLRYQELKAEAV, encoded by the exons ATGGGCGAGGCATACTTTTTAAGAATTCTTCTTAATAAGGTAGTAGGTGTAAATGGACAAGTCTTCCTAACATTTAGAGATGCGTGCTACGCTAGAGGCCTTTTAGACGACGACAAGGAGTATATAGAAGCTATCAAAGAGGCGTACTACACAGGTTCTGGTTACTATCTTCGTAATCTGTTTGCTACAATGTTGGCGTCTAATACCTTATCAAAGCCTGAACATGTTTGGGAAAACACATGGGAGTACCTTGCGGATGGTATTTTATACAATCGGCAAAAGCTTTTGAGGATCGAAG GTTTGTCTCTTCCAGAAGAACAAATAAGGAACCTAACGTTGTTGGAAATTGAGCGTTATTTATTACGTAACAACTCAAGTTTAAGTCGGTTTCCGTCTATGCCTCAACCCGACAGTGAATCAATATATTCAGCAGACAACCGTTTAATTGCTGATGAGCTTAGGTACGATGTAAGCGCTACTGCCATTGAATTTGATAATAATTTAAGCAGCCTAACCGATGAGCAGCGTTTAGTGTTTGATGAGATAATTGAAGCAGTTAATAGTAATGCTGGTGGTTTGTTCTTCGTATATGGCTACGGAGGTACTGGTAAGACGTTTCTTTGGAAGACATTATCTGCATCCATTAGATGTAAAGGCGATATTGTACTAAATGTTGCATCAAGTGGAATCGCATCTCTGTTGTTACCTGGTGGGCGTACTTCACATTCAAGGTTTCATATACCTCTAAATTTAATAGAAACCTCAATGTGTTTTATTAAACCCGATGATGACGTTGCTGATTTACTGAAGAAAACGAAATTGATCATTTGGGATGAAGCACCGATGAATCATAAACATGCGTTTGAAGCACTTGACCGAACAATGAAAGATATCTTCAAATGTGAGATGACATTTGGTGGAAAAGTTATGGTCTTCGGTGGTGACTTTAGACAAATACTTCCAGTTGTACCAAATGGCAGTAGGCGAGATATCGTTAATGCTTCAATCACGTCATCGTATATTTGGAGTAGCTGCAAGGTCCTTACGTTAACCAAAAACATGAGGTTAACTATAGGAGCGAAAGCATCTGATATAGAGGAGATTAAAGGTTTTGCGGATTGGTTGCTTGACTTGGGCGAGGGAAAGATCGGTGACAGTGATGATTGTGAGGTGGTTATAGATATTCCTGAAGATTTGTTAATCAAGTGTTCCGAGGATCCTATGTCAGATCTGATCGAATTTGTATATCCTTCACTTCTTCAACTGTACAAAGATAAAGATTATTTTGCTGAAAGAGCTATTCTGGCACCAACAAACGAGGTTGCTCAAGAAATAAATGAAAAATTGCTTGATTCGTTTCCTGACGATGAAGTGGAGTATCTGAGTTCTGATAGTATTTGTCAAACCGATCAAGGAAAGAATGAAGCAAATGCGAGACCATATTCTCCCGATGTTCTAAATGGTTTAAAAATTTCTGGTCTGCCTAATCATCGATTAGTCCTTAAAGTTGGTGTACCTGTAATGTTGCATCGTAATATCGATCAACAAAATGGTTTGTGCAACGGTACGAGACTACGGATTACTAAACTTTATAAACATGTTATAGAGGCGGATATTATATCCGGAGGAAACATAGGGACCAGAACGTTTATTCCACGAATTAGTTTAACACCGTCGGATAAAAGAATTCCTATCAAGTTTCAACGACGACAATTCCCTATAAAT TTTTctctcatggtcagctttatgTTGCGTTATCAAGAGTTAAAAGCAGAGGCGGTGTGA